One genomic segment of Hippoglossus hippoglossus isolate fHipHip1 chromosome 22, fHipHip1.pri, whole genome shotgun sequence includes these proteins:
- the LOC117756456 gene encoding uncharacterized protein LOC117756456 — protein sequence MDKVKYFRWKFFLLIICTFIFLCIISVKTPVTFRSNPGPYGLSRTCPFHVFDQTITPLKDTKHLLVSAFMDQRVQGFDIRIIGLFRIDSIQPLHCRFCCAGFLSITTPANILQHPEIFGFPFVTTDVMCPIPENCNATHVTLLTQPESGIAPKQIWLPIRNRKTNMDEEEELQFNFTVCISSLFADYNNVLQFAQTLEMYRLLGVGRVVIYNTSCGPELERLLQIYSQDGFLEIVPWPIHQHLNPSKGWLFSEHGGDVHYFGQLATLNECIYRSMERSRYVLLNDIDEIIMPYQHDNLMSMMNMLQEQHPNAGVFIIENHFFPKKPFEGDKPGPLPQWRGVPGFNIMEHIYREEPDRTKYLPNKLIVKPRAVEQTSVHEVLKQFNETFKVPMEVCRIINCRMIYTKSQLELLHVDTRLWDFSDDLLTSVMKMLRRAGLLSSEVEGRQIG from the exons ATGGACAAGGTAAAATATTTCAGATGgaagtttttcctcctcatcatttgtaccttcatcttcctctgcatcatcagtgtgaaaacgcCTGTGACGTTTAGGTCAAATCCAGGACCCTACGGGCTGAGCAGAACGTGTccctttcatgtctttgatCAGACCATCACCCCCCTCAAAGACACCAAGCACCTACTGGTGTCGGCCTTCATGGACCAGAGGGTGCAGGGCTTTGATATACGCATCATTGGCCTCTTCAGGATAGACTCCATCCAACCCCTTCACTGTCGCTTCTGCTGTGCAG GTTTCTTGTCGATCACAACtccagcaaacattttacaacatcCAGAAATATTTGGATTTCCCTTCGTCACGACAGATGTCATGTGTCCGATTCCTGAAAACTGCAACGCGACACATGTCACTCTTCTGACTCAGCCAGAGAGTGGGATTGCACCTAAACAGATTTGGCTTCCgataagaaacagaaagaccaacatggacgaggaggaagagttgCAGTTTAACTTCACAGTCTGCATCTCCAGCTTGTTTGCAGACTACAACAACGTGCTTCAGTTCGCCCAGACCCTGGAGATGTAcag GTTGCTGGGTGTGGGCAGAGTGGTGATCTATAACACCAGCTGTGGCCCAGAGCTCGAGCGTCTGTTGCAGATCTACAGCCAGGACGGCTTCCTGGAGATAGTTCCTTGGcccatccaccaacatctgAATCCATCTAAAGGCTGGCTCTTCTCAGAGCACGGAGGGGACGTGCACTACTTTGGCCAGTTAGCCACGCTCAATGAGTGCATTTACAGATCCATGGAGCGCTCACGCTACGTCTTGCTGAACGACATCGATGAGATTATAATGCCTTaccaacatgacaacctgatgTCTATGATGAACATGCTCCAAGAGCAGCATCCAAAT GCTGGAGTGTTCATCATAGAGAACCATTTCTTTCCCAAGAAACCCTTTGAGGGAGACAAACCAGGTCCACTGCCTCAATGGAGAGGGGTGCCAGGCTTTAATATTATGGAGCACATCTACAGGGAGGAGCCTGACAGAACCAAATACCTACCCAACAAGTTGATAGTTAAGCCAAG GGCGGTGGAGCAGACCTCGGTACACGAAGTGCTCAAGCAATTCAACGAAACCTTCAAGGTTCCGATGGAAGTCTGTCGGATCATCAACTGCCGAATGATATACACAAAATCACAGCTGGAGCTACTCCATGTAGACACCCGACTGTGGGACTTCTCAGATGATCTATTGACCAGCGTGATGAAGATGCTGAGGAGAGCCGGGCTGCTGAGCTCCGAGGTGGAGGGTCGACAGATTGGATAA